In Paenibacillus xylanilyticus, the genomic window CAACAACGAAGGACGTCGTCCTGCGAAAGATTCTTCTTTTGAATAATATGCAAGACTGACTTAAGAAATGGGGCAGGCAACTGCTCCATTTTTTTATGTCTCAATTTGTATGAATCCTTTACACTCTAGAACCCTTAAACAAGTAGGGTTGCTGATCTGTTTTCGGGAAGTACTGGCTTTTCCTATCAATAATAAGGTATATTAATATTAGACTTCAGGTTATACGCAAGGCTGCGGAGGAGGAGAAATGTTTGGAATTTAAAGGAGCTATGGGTGGGATCTATCGGCTTACAGAGTGGATTACGAGACTGGCCGCAACCAATCTGTTGTGGGCTATTTGTTCGTCTCCGTTCTTGTTTTTCTTGATTATGAAACTGCTCGTTATGCAGCAGAACCTCGCAAATGAATCATTGCAAATGAACTGGGCTATAGCTATTGTGGCACCGCTTACACTATTTCCGGCAACATCGGCCCTGTTTACGGTCGTTCGTAAATGGAATATGGGTGACACGGATGTGCCGATCTTCCGTACATTCTTTGTAGGCTACAAAGAGAACTACAAACAAAGCTTAATCGGAGGTATATTTTATACGGTGCTGTTTGCCATCATGTATCTGGATTACACGGTATACATGACACAGTTCCGCAATATGCAGCTAGTGGGAATTATCATGCTTGTGCTGCTGTTGCTATTGTTTGTATCCTTGTTTAACTTTTTTTCGATGGTTGTACACTATCATATGTCAATCGGACTCATTATTAAGAATGCAGTACTCTTGACTCTGATCAGACCGTTTCGTGTGTTCTCCACATTGCTCGGAAGCGGACTATTGTTTTACATTGGATTCCGGTATCCGGTATTGTTTGTCTTCTTTATTATCAGTATCATTGCCTGGTTTGCATTCTTTAACTTCTACGCAACCTTCATGAAAATGCAGGAGCAGATGGAGAAAATGCAGCAGAAGAAGGAAGAGGAAGAAGCGGCGCAAAATGATGATGGAGTAGATAAAATCGGTGATCTTGAAGCCTCTGACGTGAAAAACGAAAATCTGCAAAAATAAAACATGAGGCGTCACCATTTACTTTTTATGCGGTTAGGGATATAATAACTGTACATCCTGCGATGTACGTTTCGGTTATTCGTTGTTTTGAACCAATGATGATGTCTTCGGGAGATCTACACAGAATGTTGCTGAAACGCCCTGTCTATACGACATGGGGACTTCAAATAATACATTATTGCGGTCACCCACCTGCTAAGCAGGTTCATAAGACAATGTAGCCGGACGGCATGGCGGGTTCCTATTTTACAAGTACAGCACCCTGACTCTTTCCTCTAATCCAGGAAGCTCAGGGTGTTTTTTATTTGAACTTTTATATTTTGACCAGTGTATTTGCGTTAAAAGCGCGGTACGCCCTTTTGTTACTACCTGAACAATGTTACACTAGAATACATAAATGGAACGGTTACATTCAAAGGAGGAAGGGTCTTGACCTTAAAGAGAACGCTCGTCGGTATCATCCGCAGTATGGAGGGGACCAGCGATCGAGCCAAGGATCCCAAATTAAAAACACGGTATTATAATTTATCCAAAGAAAGAGCCTGGGAAGAGGTTTCTTCAACATTGAAAAAGATTCCGGGTTATAAGGTGCTTCACGAGGTTCCTTCGGTCGGAGAGATTATTCTGGAGAAACGCACGACGTTTGGGCGGACCATGGATATTACGGTTTCAGTTATTTCGGTAAGTCCGGTTCGAAGTGCAGTAGATATGTATTCAGCTTCACGTGGTTCGCTTGGAGATCTGGGTTCCAATTATCGAACGATCATGAATCTGTTTTCTGTGCTCGATAAGAAGCTCGCCAAATATAAGGCAAACGATTGAAATAGATGGATGGTAACACAAAAAGCGAGAGAAGGTGAACCTTCCTCGCTTTTGTTCTGAACGTGGAGTCCTTTTACAGCAAAGCTTTTACTGCGGCGATGGCTTGCTCGAAGTTAGGGGATTCTGTCATCTCAGGCAGATATTCCACATATGTAATCCGGTCTTCGGTATCCACTACGAAGATGGAACGCATGTCCAATTGGAATTCCTTGATCAGAACACCGTAGTTTTCGCCGAAAGAGCGTGTTTTGTAATCGGACAATGTTACAACGCGGTCTACACCGGCAGCTCCGCACCAGCGTTCCTGTGCAAATGGAAGGTCAACGCTTACCGTCAAAACGACAACATTGTCGCCAAGGTCTCCGGCTTCAACGTTGAAGCGGCGAGTTTGGGCATCGCATACTCCAGTATCCAGTGAAGGAACGACGCTGATTAGTTTGATTTTGCCTGCGAAGTCTTTCAGGGATGCATCTTCAAGCAGATTTTTGCTCAATGTAAAATCGGGAGCTTGATCGCCCACTTTCAATTCGGGTCCGATCAATGTAATAGGGTTGCCTTTGAATGTGGCTGCGCCTGTGCGTTCTTGTGCCATAATAATGTTCCTCCTTAAATTGGTGATCCGTGCCAAAATCCATTATAATCTTTTATGAAAGGCATTGTCCAATTCGGGCGTGCAATTATGATAATGAATGCCAAGTGAAGGAAGATCTGAACAGGGTGGAGTGAAAGGGAAAACGTATGATATTTATTCGGTATGAAAATTGGAGAAGTTATTTGAAATTTTTCCCGCTGACGTCAATTTTGTTGGTTGCCAATGTCGTGATGTTTATAATACTTGCTGCCAATGGTGGATCGACGAATACGATGACATTGCTGAGATTTGGTGCTTTGACGAACCACGAGCTTTTCTCGGGAGAATGGTGGAGATATTTTTCGTCCATTTTTCTTCATGCGGGTTTTAGTCATCTGCTGTTTAACAGCTTTGCGCTGGTTGTATTCGCACCTCCGATGGAGCGCTTGCTCGGATCGGTAAGATATGGCTTATTATATCTGGGCAGCGGGGTTTTGGGTAACGTTTTGGCGCTTGCCTGGTATAACTCTGCAGGAGAAACAACCATCTCTGTAGGTGCATCAGGAGCCATTTACGGGATTTATGGTGCGTTTCTGTATGTTGCTCTGTTCCAGCGGACGATGATGGATGAAGCATCACGCAAAACGTTGTATACACTGCTTGCATTCGGTATTATTTTCTCATTTGCCATGTCGGGCATCAACTGGATGGCTCATTTGGGTGGATTGTTGGGTGGATTCTTTATTTACGGACTTCTTATCCGATTGTGGCGGCCGAGGAA contains:
- the tpx gene encoding thiol peroxidase, producing MAQERTGAATFKGNPITLIGPELKVGDQAPDFTLSKNLLEDASLKDFAGKIKLISVVPSLDTGVCDAQTRRFNVEAGDLGDNVVVLTVSVDLPFAQERWCGAAGVDRVVTLSDYKTRSFGENYGVLIKEFQLDMRSIFVVDTEDRITYVEYLPEMTESPNFEQAIAAVKALL
- a CDS encoding YesL family protein codes for the protein MEFKGAMGGIYRLTEWITRLAATNLLWAICSSPFLFFLIMKLLVMQQNLANESLQMNWAIAIVAPLTLFPATSALFTVVRKWNMGDTDVPIFRTFFVGYKENYKQSLIGGIFYTVLFAIMYLDYTVYMTQFRNMQLVGIIMLVLLLLLFVSLFNFFSMVVHYHMSIGLIIKNAVLLTLIRPFRVFSTLLGSGLLFYIGFRYPVLFVFFIISIIAWFAFFNFYATFMKMQEQMEKMQQKKEEEEAAQNDDGVDKIGDLEASDVKNENLQK
- a CDS encoding DUF1499 domain-containing protein, which codes for MTLKRTLVGIIRSMEGTSDRAKDPKLKTRYYNLSKERAWEEVSSTLKKIPGYKVLHEVPSVGEIILEKRTTFGRTMDITVSVISVSPVRSAVDMYSASRGSLGDLGSNYRTIMNLFSVLDKKLAKYKAND
- a CDS encoding rhomboid family intramembrane serine protease, which produces MIFIRYENWRSYLKFFPLTSILLVANVVMFIILAANGGSTNTMTLLRFGALTNHELFSGEWWRYFSSIFLHAGFSHLLFNSFALVVFAPPMERLLGSVRYGLLYLGSGVLGNVLALAWYNSAGETTISVGASGAIYGIYGAFLYVALFQRTMMDEASRKTLYTLLAFGIIFSFAMSGINWMAHLGGLLGGFFIYGLLIRLWRPRKFRKQ